In Helianthus annuus cultivar XRQ/B chromosome 9, HanXRQr2.0-SUNRISE, whole genome shotgun sequence, the following are encoded in one genomic region:
- the LOC110878173 gene encoding vesicle transport protein SFT2B, giving the protein MWKQAQSLFAEEEDEELQENLLYETDDLCSLSSTQRLYAFGVCSLAGLVCMFLSMIVFAIPIKFAVLFTFGNMLAVGSTTFLMGPARQLQMMFDPVRIYATSIYIGFVVLALICALWIHSKLLTMIAILCEICALIWYSLSYIPFARSIVSKVTIRLFDTEI; this is encoded by the exons atgtgGAAGCAGGCACAATCTCTATTCgcagaagaagaagatgaagagttACAAGAAAATCTGTTGTACGAAACCGACGATCTCTGTTCGTTATCTTCCACACAG AGATTATATGCGTTTGGTGTCTGTTCGTTAGCTGGGCTCGTCTGTATGTTCCTG TCGATGATTGTGTTTGCCATACCGATTAAGTTTGCTGTCTTGTTTACCTTTGGCAACATGCTGGCTGTTGGAAG CACAACTTTCCTCATGGGACCTGCACGACAACTACAGATGATGTTTGACCCAGTTCGTATATATGCCACGTCTATTTATATTGGGTTCGTTGTTCTAGCTCTCATTTGTGCTCTTTGG ATTCACAGCAAGTTATTAACCATGATCGCCATACTATGTGAGATATGTGCTCTTATCTG GTACAGTTTAAGCTACATACCGTTTGCTCGTTCAATCGTCTCAAAAGTGACGATCCGTTTATTTGATACTGAGATTTAG